Proteins encoded in a region of the Mucilaginibacter sabulilitoris genome:
- the dxs gene encoding 1-deoxy-D-xylulose-5-phosphate synthase has protein sequence MQVPAGDLLQKINYPSDLKQLNEDQLEQVCQELRQYIIDVVSVNGGHFAASLGVVELTVALQYVLNTPYDQLVWDVGHQAYGHKILTGRREAFHTNRIYKGISGFPKRSESEYDTFGVGHSSTSISVALGMAVASHYKGEKDRQHVAVIGDGAMTAGMAFEALNHAGIENSNLLVILNDNNMSIDPNVGALKEYLTDIATSKPYNRFRDDIAHVLAKLSAIGPDAFKIAQKIEKSVKGTLLKRSNFFEALKFRYFGPIDGHDVNHLVRVLKDLRDIPGPKLLHCVTVKGKGYALAEKDQTKWHAPGLFDKITGEIKKTKYDKPQPPKYQDVFGHSIIELAEQNPKIMGITPAMPSGCSLNLMMKAMPTRAFDVGIAEQHAVTFSAGLATQGLIPFCNIYSSFMQRAYDQVIHDVAIQKLNVIFCLDRAGLVGADGPTHHGAYDLAFMRCIPNMTVSSPMNEEELRNLMFTAQQDNMGPFVIRYPRGSGVMVDWQRPFKAIPVGKGRKICDGDDVAILSIGAIGNEVVKATADLNAEGYYPAHYDMRFVKPLDEALLHDVFQKFDKVITVEDGCLEGGMGSAIIEFMTDNGYHKTHVKRLGIPDKIIEHGEQPELWAECGFDAKSIAEQVKNLGAKRNTHTIAS, from the coding sequence ATGCAGGTACCGGCCGGGGATTTATTACAAAAAATTAACTATCCATCTGATTTAAAGCAACTTAATGAAGACCAGCTTGAACAGGTTTGCCAGGAACTTCGCCAATATATTATTGATGTAGTGTCAGTAAATGGAGGCCATTTCGCAGCAAGTCTGGGTGTAGTTGAACTAACAGTCGCACTTCAATATGTACTAAACACACCTTATGACCAGCTGGTTTGGGATGTTGGACACCAGGCTTATGGTCATAAAATACTTACCGGCCGCCGGGAAGCTTTTCATACCAACCGTATATATAAAGGCATAAGCGGTTTCCCAAAACGATCAGAAAGTGAATATGATACCTTTGGTGTAGGTCACTCATCCACGTCCATATCGGTAGCGCTGGGTATGGCTGTAGCATCACATTACAAAGGCGAAAAAGACAGGCAGCATGTAGCTGTTATTGGAGATGGCGCTATGACCGCGGGGATGGCTTTTGAAGCGCTGAACCACGCGGGTATTGAAAACTCAAATCTGCTGGTGATCCTGAATGATAATAACATGTCTATCGATCCCAATGTAGGCGCGTTAAAAGAATACCTTACCGATATTGCTACTTCGAAACCTTACAATCGTTTCAGGGATGATATAGCCCATGTACTGGCAAAACTTTCGGCCATAGGTCCGGATGCTTTTAAAATAGCGCAAAAGATTGAGAAAAGCGTAAAGGGCACTTTATTGAAACGCAGTAACTTTTTTGAAGCATTAAAGTTCAGGTACTTTGGCCCTATTGACGGACATGATGTAAACCACCTGGTGAGAGTTTTAAAAGACCTACGGGATATACCGGGCCCCAAATTGTTGCATTGTGTTACGGTTAAAGGCAAAGGTTATGCCCTGGCCGAAAAAGACCAGACCAAGTGGCACGCGCCCGGCTTATTTGATAAAATTACCGGCGAAATTAAAAAAACCAAATACGATAAGCCACAACCGCCAAAATATCAGGACGTATTTGGTCACAGCATTATTGAGCTGGCCGAACAAAACCCTAAAATTATGGGCATAACCCCTGCCATGCCTTCAGGGTGCTCTCTTAACCTGATGATGAAAGCTATGCCAACACGTGCTTTTGATGTGGGTATAGCCGAGCAGCACGCAGTAACATTTTCGGCAGGATTGGCGACACAGGGTTTAATACCTTTTTGTAATATATACTCCAGCTTTATGCAACGGGCGTATGACCAGGTTATACACGATGTAGCCATACAAAAGCTCAATGTGATATTTTGCTTAGACAGGGCAGGCCTTGTAGGAGCCGATGGCCCTACACATCATGGTGCTTATGACCTGGCTTTTATGCGCTGCATACCTAACATGACGGTATCATCACCCATGAACGAAGAAGAGCTGCGTAACCTGATGTTTACCGCTCAGCAAGACAACATGGGTCCGTTTGTAATCAGATACCCCCGCGGCAGCGGTGTAATGGTTGACTGGCAACGTCCATTTAAGGCTATCCCAGTTGGTAAAGGACGCAAAATATGCGACGGTGATGATGTAGCCATTTTATCAATTGGCGCTATAGGCAACGAAGTGGTGAAAGCCACCGCTGATCTGAATGCCGAAGGCTATTACCCTGCACATTATGATATGCGTTTTGTAAAACCGCTTGATGAGGCTTTATTACATGATGTGTTTCAAAAATTCGACAAGGTTATTACAGTAGAAGATGGTTGCCTCGAAGGCGGAATGGGAAGCGCCATAATTGAATTTATGACAGATAATGGCTACCATAAAACCCATGTAAAACGCCTCGGTATACCCGACAAAATAATTGAACATGGCGAACAACCTGAGCTTTGGGCCGAATGCGGTTTTGATGCTAAAAGCATTGCTGAACAAGTTAAAAACTTAGGTGCGAAACGAAATACGCACACCATAGCATCATAA
- a CDS encoding gliding motility protein RemB → MRKISTSIILLFLISGVVKAQSVYQPYSYQFYQKLDADVYSTKTRVHSSLKPFFADDSLIKYHYDSLMNIDGPKGKFFNQHQIDVKGENYTFYTDLLPDFNLSRDFEGKRNTNFGTLGLQLGGTFGNKLSYNVSAYENRAVLPGYLATYTNQTGIAHGQAYAGIYGNEYRWSYITALVSYTPNKYLNLTAGRDKTFIGDGYRSVLLSDYASPYPFFKLTATLGNVKYMAMWAYFNDPLSIKVDDGDRKKYGVFHYLDWNVSNRLSLGFFDSIIWSAKDNAGHVRGFDFTYINPVIFLRPLEASNGSPDNALLGFTGKYKLTDGITAYGQFLLDEFESNRFFSSSGSSRNKYGWQLGFRGANLLNVTGLNYLLETNNVKPYTFSERSSVLNYAENGEPLAHPWGANFREVVGLLNYSYKRFDYSFEADYGHYGLNTDNLNYGKDLFLDYITPAREFGNYTGQGLTTNMIYLEAKAAYLLNPKYNLRLELGGIYRFEKNSQFHDKTGMITFGIRSSFRSIYNDLASYKAH, encoded by the coding sequence ATGAGGAAAATATCTACCAGTATTATATTATTATTTTTAATAAGCGGGGTTGTAAAAGCGCAGTCTGTATATCAACCGTATTCATACCAGTTTTATCAAAAACTTGACGCCGATGTTTATTCAACCAAAACACGCGTGCATAGTTCATTAAAGCCTTTTTTTGCTGATGATTCCCTTATAAAATATCATTACGATTCGTTAATGAATATTGATGGGCCAAAGGGAAAGTTCTTTAACCAGCACCAGATAGATGTTAAAGGAGAGAATTACACCTTTTATACCGATTTGTTACCCGACTTTAACCTGAGCCGCGACTTTGAGGGTAAGCGGAACACTAATTTTGGCACACTTGGCTTGCAACTTGGCGGTACCTTCGGCAACAAACTCTCATATAATGTCAGCGCGTATGAAAACAGAGCGGTACTGCCGGGTTATTTGGCTACTTATACCAACCAAACCGGTATCGCCCACGGCCAGGCTTATGCCGGTATTTACGGTAACGAATATCGCTGGTCGTACATCACAGCATTGGTATCCTATACGCCAAACAAATATCTGAATTTAACCGCTGGCCGCGATAAAACATTTATAGGTGACGGTTACCGCTCCGTGCTTTTATCTGATTATGCCTCGCCATATCCGTTCTTTAAATTAACAGCTACGCTTGGTAATGTAAAATACATGGCCATGTGGGCCTATTTTAATGATCCTTTATCAATTAAAGTAGATGATGGCGATAGGAAGAAATATGGTGTGTTCCATTATCTCGACTGGAATGTGAGCAACCGTCTTTCATTAGGTTTCTTCGATTCTATAATATGGAGCGCTAAAGATAATGCAGGTCATGTTCGCGGGTTTGATTTTACTTATATAAACCCTGTAATATTTTTGAGGCCACTCGAAGCATCAAATGGTTCGCCGGATAACGCACTATTAGGCTTTACCGGTAAATATAAACTCACCGATGGCATCACAGCCTATGGCCAGTTTTTACTTGACGAGTTTGAGTCTAATAGGTTTTTCTCAAGCAGCGGCAGTTCACGTAATAAATATGGCTGGCAATTAGGTTTCAGGGGAGCTAATCTGCTTAACGTAACGGGGTTAAACTATTTGCTTGAAACTAATAATGTAAAACCCTATACTTTTTCGGAACGCAGTTCGGTACTTAATTATGCCGAAAATGGCGAGCCTTTAGCACATCCCTGGGGCGCAAACTTTCGCGAAGTTGTTGGCTTGTTAAACTATTCTTATAAACGGTTTGATTATTCATTCGAGGCAGATTATGGGCATTATGGCCTGAACACCGATAATTTAAACTATGGTAAAGATCTTTTTCTGGATTATATTACCCCCGCAAGAGAATTTGGCAACTACACCGGGCAGGGCCTTACTACTAACATGATTTATCTTGAAGCTAAAGCGGCTTATTTATTAAACCCCAAATACAACCTGCGCCTTGAGCTGGGAGGTATTTACCGCTTTGAAAAGAACAGTCAGTTTCATGATAAAACAGGAATGATCACTTTTGGTATACGCAGCTCGTTCCGCAGTATTTATAATGATTTGGCCAGCTATAAGGCTCATTAA